GGCCCGGAATATGAAGAAGCGGCAGAAACACTCGGTGCCACGCGGTTGCAGAGCTTTCGTAAAGTGGTGCTGCCGGAGTTATCACCTGCGCTGGTGGCTGGCGTGGCGCTCTCTTTTACCCGCAGCCTGGGAGAATTCGGCGCGGTGATTTTTATCGCGGGCAATATCGCGTGGAAGACCGAAGTGACATCGCTGATGATTTTTGTTCGCCTGCAGGAGTTTGATTATCCGGCGGCGAGCGCAATCGCGTCGGTGATCCTGGCCGCATCGCTGTTACTGCTGTTCTCGATTAACACTCTGCAAAGTCGCTTTGGTCGACGTGTGGTAGGTCACTGATGGCGGACGTTACTCAATTAAAACGCTATGACGCGCCCCGCATTAACTGGGGGAAATGGTTGCTGATTGGCGCGGGCATGCTGGTGTCCACGTTTATTTTGCTGGTGCCGATGATCTATATCTTCGTGCAGGCATTCAGCAAAGGATTGATGCCGGTATTACAGAATCTGGCCGACCCGGACATGCTCCACGCCATCTGGCTGACCGTGCTGATCGCATTGATTGCCGTGCCGGTCAACCTGGTGTTCGGCGTGTTGCTGGCCTGGCTGGTGACGCGCTTTAACTTCCCGGGTCGCCAATTGTTGCTGACGCTGCTGGATATCCCGTTTGCCGTCTCGCCGGTGGTCGCCGGTCTGGTGTATCTGCTGTTCTACGGTTCTAACGGACCGCTGGGCGGCTGGCTGGATGAGCATAACCTGCAAATTATGTTCTCCTGGCCGGGCATGGTTCTGGTCACTATCTTCGTCACCTGCCCATTTGTGGTACGTGAACTGGTGCCGGTGATGCTAAGCCAGGGGAGCCAGGAAGATGAAGCGGCGATTTTACTCGGCGCTTCCGGCTGGCAAATGTTCCGCCGCGTGACGCTGCCGAACATCCGCTGGGCGCTGCTGTACGGCGTGGTGCTGACCAACGCCCGTGCGATTGGCGAGTTTGGCGCAGTGTCGGTGGTCTCCGGCTCGATTCGCGGTGAAACCCTGTCGCTGCCGCTACAGATTGAATTACTGGAGCAAGACTACAACGCTGTCGGCTCCTTTACTG
This Citrobacter enshiensis DNA region includes the following protein-coding sequences:
- the cysW gene encoding sulfate/thiosulfate ABC transporter permease CysW, with translation MADVTQLKRYDAPRINWGKWLLIGAGMLVSTFILLVPMIYIFVQAFSKGLMPVLQNLADPDMLHAIWLTVLIALIAVPVNLVFGVLLAWLVTRFNFPGRQLLLTLLDIPFAVSPVVAGLVYLLFYGSNGPLGGWLDEHNLQIMFSWPGMVLVTIFVTCPFVVRELVPVMLSQGSQEDEAAILLGASGWQMFRRVTLPNIRWALLYGVVLTNARAIGEFGAVSVVSGSIRGETLSLPLQIELLEQDYNAVGSFTAAALLTLMAIITLFLKSMLQWRLENQEKRAQQEENHEH